The Enteractinococcus fodinae genome has a segment encoding these proteins:
- a CDS encoding acyl-CoA dehydrogenase family protein encodes MDITPDSGLEEFRSEVVEFLDTAPTPEILEAGRKTTSVFAPFEQVMAWHRILHTRGWSAPDWPEEYGGPGWSVEQRYIFATEYQKRGLPPLLPNGLKMVGPLLMELGSPEQKDRYLPGILSGEDYWTQGYSEPAAGSDLASLSCSAVADGDDYILNGSKIWTTYAHHANRMFMLVRTSNEGPKQAGITFLLLDRMDYPGMEVRPIIGLDGAPEQCEVFFTDVRVPQSGRVGAENDGWAVSKQLLKHERGGGAQSPMLRHRLDVVREAAAQTPSAFGGFLADDAAFQRDLGELEAEVSSLEHFEKLAISGHPMVKDRAYPSLNKILSTELTQRISTLMTDVVGLDALPDQRDALSVGSDTEPLGDDLSLIAMPYYLNSRATTIYAGTNEVQRDLIARTQRP; translated from the coding sequence ATGGATATCACGCCGGATAGCGGCCTGGAAGAGTTTCGTTCCGAGGTAGTCGAATTCTTGGATACGGCGCCCACCCCAGAGATCCTCGAAGCAGGGCGGAAAACGACCAGTGTCTTCGCTCCCTTCGAGCAAGTTATGGCCTGGCACCGCATACTTCACACCCGCGGGTGGTCGGCCCCGGACTGGCCGGAGGAATACGGCGGACCGGGCTGGTCAGTGGAGCAACGCTATATCTTCGCCACGGAATACCAAAAGCGCGGACTGCCGCCACTGTTACCCAATGGTCTGAAAATGGTGGGCCCACTGCTGATGGAACTCGGCAGCCCCGAGCAGAAGGATCGCTACCTACCAGGCATCCTGTCTGGCGAAGACTACTGGACCCAAGGCTATTCTGAACCTGCAGCCGGCTCCGATCTCGCCTCGCTGAGTTGTTCAGCTGTGGCTGACGGTGATGACTACATCCTCAACGGCAGTAAAATCTGGACCACCTACGCCCACCACGCCAACCGGATGTTCATGCTGGTGCGCACCAGCAATGAGGGACCGAAACAGGCCGGGATCACGTTCCTACTTTTGGACCGCATGGATTACCCGGGCATGGAGGTTCGGCCGATTATCGGACTCGACGGTGCTCCCGAGCAGTGCGAGGTATTCTTCACCGACGTTCGAGTGCCACAATCCGGCAGGGTGGGTGCCGAAAATGATGGCTGGGCAGTATCCAAACAACTCCTCAAACACGAGCGCGGCGGTGGAGCGCAAAGCCCCATGCTGCGCCACAGACTCGATGTGGTCCGGGAAGCCGCTGCCCAGACACCCTCCGCGTTTGGCGGCTTCCTCGCGGATGACGCGGCCTTCCAGCGCGACCTGGGAGAACTGGAAGCTGAGGTCAGCTCGCTGGAGCATTTCGAAAAGCTTGCGATCAGTGGACATCCAATGGTCAAAGATCGCGCTTATCCTTCACTGAATAAAATTTTGAGCACTGAGCTTACCCAGCGCATCTCAACCCTGATGACCGACGTGGTTGGTTTGGATGCCCTACCCGACCAACGAGATGCATTGAGCGTCGGCTCGGATACCGAACCACTTGGTGATGATCTTTCCCTGATTGCCATGCCCTACTACCTCAACAGCCGGGCGACCACCATTTACGCGGGCACAAACGAAGTGCAACGTGACCTCATCGCCCGCACACAGCGACCCTGA
- a CDS encoding MaoC/PaaZ C-terminal domain-containing protein has protein sequence MNDLTANKRLPAEELPIGELLHLGSHTVTEEEIIGFAQQWDPQYFHVDLEAAANSEFGGIIASGIHTAAIFQRLCVENFFNRYDIIAGREVSQLRFERPVFAGTELRGRVTIKSVTPTGPGRAIFSSTGVLVDNADRPVLSLVLDALIRSRE, from the coding sequence ATGAACGACCTAACAGCAAACAAGCGTCTACCAGCCGAAGAGCTCCCCATTGGTGAACTACTCCACCTGGGCTCCCATACGGTAACCGAGGAGGAAATCATCGGCTTCGCACAGCAATGGGATCCACAGTATTTTCACGTAGACCTTGAAGCAGCCGCTAACAGTGAATTTGGCGGCATCATCGCAAGCGGCATTCACACGGCCGCAATCTTTCAGCGACTATGTGTTGAAAACTTCTTTAACCGCTATGACATCATCGCCGGACGAGAGGTCTCTCAGCTGCGGTTTGAACGTCCGGTTTTTGCAGGAACGGAGCTGCGCGGAAGAGTCACGATCAAATCGGTCACGCCTACCGGCCCGGGTCGAGCTATTTTCTCCTCGACCGGAGTCCTCGTGGACAACGCTGACCGACCGGTACTTTCCTTAGTTCTTGACGCTCTCATCCGCTCTCGGGAGTAA
- a CDS encoding acyl-CoA dehydrogenase family protein, translating to MSWNFSTEPEFEKKLEWMREFVREEIIPLEVADLSPEAFKVHTDKLKDQVREQGLWAAHLEPELGGGGFGQLKLGLMHEILGQSVFAPPIFGNNAPDSGNAELLAIGGNDYQKEQWMYPLLAGELRSCFSMTEPGAGADPTMLTTRAVREGDEYVINGHKWFSSNGAYADFFIVMVVTDPDADPRKRASMIIVDADTPGVNVLRNIPVMGESGAAGDKGHAEILYENVRVPAANLVGNEGDGFMLAQQRLGPGRIHHAMRWLGQGQRAFDMMCERVVSREVHGSLLSQKQMIQDMIATSKAELEAARLLTLQAAWKMDQGGTKNALTDIAMIKFWGAQVLYNVIDRAIQVHGALGITGDLPLERMYRDARAARIYDGPDEVHKVTVARRVLRDYEPTDVPTEHVPTRTEAAQRKFASLLESIS from the coding sequence ATGAGTTGGAATTTTTCGACTGAGCCAGAGTTTGAGAAGAAGTTGGAATGGATGCGGGAGTTTGTCCGCGAGGAAATCATTCCACTGGAGGTCGCTGACCTGAGTCCTGAGGCTTTCAAGGTTCATACTGATAAGTTGAAGGATCAGGTTCGTGAACAAGGGCTGTGGGCTGCTCACCTTGAACCTGAGCTCGGTGGTGGTGGTTTTGGGCAGTTGAAACTTGGCCTGATGCACGAAATTCTTGGCCAAAGTGTGTTTGCCCCACCGATCTTTGGCAATAACGCCCCGGACTCCGGCAATGCGGAACTACTGGCTATCGGTGGTAACGATTACCAAAAAGAGCAGTGGATGTACCCGTTGCTCGCCGGCGAATTGCGCAGTTGTTTCTCCATGACTGAGCCCGGCGCCGGCGCTGACCCGACCATGCTGACCACCCGTGCCGTGCGTGAAGGCGACGAGTACGTCATCAACGGGCATAAGTGGTTCTCCTCAAATGGCGCATATGCTGACTTCTTCATCGTCATGGTCGTGACCGATCCCGATGCCGACCCACGCAAACGTGCCTCAATGATCATTGTGGATGCAGACACGCCGGGGGTGAATGTGCTCCGCAACATTCCGGTGATGGGCGAATCCGGCGCGGCCGGCGATAAAGGCCACGCGGAGATTTTGTACGAAAACGTTCGGGTCCCGGCGGCGAATCTGGTCGGCAACGAAGGTGACGGATTCATGCTCGCCCAGCAGCGTCTGGGCCCAGGCCGTATCCACCATGCGATGCGCTGGTTAGGTCAGGGACAGCGAGCCTTTGACATGATGTGCGAGCGAGTCGTCTCTCGCGAAGTGCATGGTTCGTTGTTGTCGCAGAAACAAATGATCCAAGACATGATCGCCACCTCGAAAGCAGAACTGGAAGCAGCCCGACTGCTCACTCTGCAGGCAGCATGGAAGATGGACCAGGGTGGTACCAAGAACGCGTTGACCGATATCGCGATGATCAAGTTCTGGGGTGCACAAGTGCTCTATAACGTGATTGATCGCGCGATTCAGGTTCATGGCGCACTCGGTATTACCGGGGATCTGCCGTTGGAGCGGATGTATCGTGACGCCCGCGCCGCGCGGATTTACGACGGCCCGGATGAAGTCCATAAGGTCACCGTTGCACGCCGGGTGTTGCGCGACTACGAGCCAACCGATGTACCGACAGAACACGTGCCAACCCGCACCGAAGCAGCCCAGAGAAAATTCGCGAGCCTGTTGGAGTCGATCTCTTGA
- a CDS encoding NADP-dependent oxidoreductase gives MSTSLSTQIHLSSRPVGFPTHDNFDTVQVELPALAEGEVRVRNEFVSVDPYMRGRMSSAKSYAAPYAVGEVMNGAAVGCVVESRSSELPEGTLVLHSMGWRDVAQGPATAFQRIERASEDTPLSLYLGLLGMPGITAYIGLTRIAELSEGESVFVSGAAGAVGTAVGQFARLLGASKVYGSAGGPEKCELVTEKYGFDAAMDYKAEPIREQANRVIGDDGLDVYFDNVGGDHLEAALDVLAPFGRVAVCGAIGQYNATERQPGPDNMTNILRQKLKVQGFIQSDYAAEVGDEFRRVAGQWFADGKLVYDETVVEGIDNSVEAFMGLLRGENSGKMVVKI, from the coding sequence ATGTCGACTTCTCTAAGTACTCAGATCCATTTATCGTCTCGTCCCGTCGGTTTCCCAACCCATGACAATTTCGATACCGTTCAGGTTGAATTACCGGCCCTCGCTGAGGGTGAGGTGCGCGTCCGAAACGAATTCGTCTCCGTGGACCCGTATATGCGCGGTCGGATGAGCTCGGCGAAGAGTTATGCGGCACCCTATGCGGTGGGTGAAGTTATGAACGGTGCAGCCGTGGGCTGTGTCGTGGAATCCCGTTCGTCGGAGTTGCCCGAAGGCACGCTTGTGCTGCACAGCATGGGGTGGCGTGATGTAGCGCAGGGGCCCGCAACGGCTTTTCAGCGCATAGAGCGCGCCTCTGAAGATACCCCTCTCTCCCTCTACCTTGGTCTGCTCGGCATGCCCGGGATCACCGCCTACATTGGGCTGACCCGCATCGCGGAGCTCAGTGAGGGTGAAAGCGTATTCGTCTCCGGTGCCGCCGGCGCAGTCGGCACGGCCGTGGGCCAGTTCGCCCGACTACTCGGGGCCAGCAAGGTATATGGCTCTGCAGGTGGGCCGGAAAAGTGCGAACTCGTCACGGAAAAATACGGCTTTGATGCAGCGATGGACTATAAGGCTGAGCCGATCCGAGAGCAAGCCAACCGGGTGATCGGTGATGATGGACTCGACGTGTACTTCGACAACGTGGGCGGGGACCACCTCGAAGCCGCACTTGATGTGCTGGCCCCCTTCGGAAGAGTCGCGGTTTGTGGTGCCATCGGCCAATACAACGCTACGGAACGACAACCCGGCCCCGATAATATGACCAATATTCTGCGACAGAAGCTCAAAGTCCAAGGTTTTATCCAATCCGATTATGCCGCTGAAGTCGGCGATGAATTCCGTCGCGTCGCCGGCCAATGGTTTGCCGATGGAAAGCTCGTCTACGACGAGACCGTGGTCGAAGGGATCGATAATAGCGTGGAAGCGTTCATGGGGTTGCTGCGCGGTGAGAACTCCGGCAAGATGGTCGTCAAAATCTAA
- a CDS encoding SDR family NAD(P)-dependent oxidoreductase, translating into MNKWAFDFTGKKVVITGGSRGLGFQMACAFSSLGAEVIIASRKLESCQTAASTITAETGGKVHAYALHAADWDQCTEFAHRVLEDHGKIDVLVNNAGSSPLYDKVTDISEELYDKVVGLNLKGPFRLSALLGEKMAESGGGAIVNISSIASVNPKPDTVPYSAAKAGLNATTVALAHTYGPDVRVNAVVPGTFLTDISQHWDQEAFAQRAQSFAAKRGGEPEEIVGAVLYLSSPMASYTTGALLTVDGGASK; encoded by the coding sequence ATGAATAAATGGGCCTTCGATTTTACCGGGAAGAAAGTCGTCATCACCGGGGGCTCTCGTGGCCTCGGTTTTCAGATGGCCTGTGCTTTCTCCTCCTTGGGTGCCGAGGTCATCATCGCCTCTCGGAAATTAGAGTCCTGCCAGACCGCAGCCTCGACCATAACCGCCGAAACCGGCGGGAAGGTGCACGCCTACGCCTTGCACGCCGCGGACTGGGACCAGTGCACCGAGTTTGCTCACAGGGTATTAGAAGACCACGGCAAGATTGACGTTCTCGTCAACAACGCCGGTTCGTCCCCGCTCTACGACAAAGTCACTGACATCAGCGAAGAACTCTATGACAAAGTTGTCGGGCTGAACCTGAAAGGCCCGTTCCGCTTGTCGGCACTGCTTGGTGAAAAGATGGCTGAATCGGGTGGCGGGGCGATCGTCAATATCTCTTCGATCGCCTCGGTGAATCCCAAACCCGACACGGTGCCATACTCGGCGGCCAAGGCAGGCCTCAACGCTACGACCGTTGCGCTTGCGCACACCTACGGGCCCGACGTGCGAGTCAATGCCGTGGTGCCAGGCACTTTCTTGACGGATATCTCTCAGCACTGGGACCAAGAGGCATTTGCTCAACGGGCCCAGAGCTTTGCTGCCAAACGTGGTGGAGAGCCCGAAGAAATCGTTGGAGCGGTCCTGTACTTGTCTTCTCCAATGGCCAGTTATACAACAGGCGCCCTGTTGACCGTCGATGGTGGAGCTTCGAAATAA
- a CDS encoding NADPH:quinone oxidoreductase family protein, protein MKAIHVTSLDGPDKLEVREIDRPKPGPNEALIEVSYAGVTFPEVLQTRGMYQVRHELPFVLGSEAAGTVVEVGEGSKFSVGDRVATNPGKGTFGEYAIAPDSKTVKLPDSTPFAYGAGMPMNLLTADFSLRMRADLQPGQTVLIHGAAGGLGSAGVQLALAMGAEVVAVVSSDDKAEMVKGLGAQHVVKADGFKDAVKEIYPDGVDLVFDPVGGDRFTDSIRSLKPFGQLHVLGFTAGEIPTVKVNRLLLKNVSVVGVAWGAALQGKPEFISEQWDAIYEHVSAGRLDPNIHAIYPLDRASEALAVLDERAVLGKVLLEVKPEADQPDSIRENALVSSK, encoded by the coding sequence ATGAAGGCAATCCACGTCACCTCGCTCGACGGACCAGACAAGCTCGAAGTGCGGGAAATCGACCGTCCCAAACCAGGTCCCAACGAAGCTCTCATTGAAGTTTCCTATGCAGGGGTGACCTTCCCGGAAGTACTCCAGACGCGTGGCATGTATCAAGTCCGCCACGAACTTCCGTTCGTCCTGGGCTCGGAAGCCGCAGGCACTGTAGTTGAAGTCGGAGAAGGTTCGAAGTTCTCCGTAGGAGACCGGGTGGCGACCAACCCTGGCAAGGGAACCTTCGGCGAATATGCCATTGCACCAGACTCCAAGACCGTGAAGCTGCCGGATTCCACCCCGTTTGCCTACGGCGCCGGCATGCCCATGAACCTGTTGACTGCAGACTTCTCATTGCGCATGCGCGCGGACCTGCAACCTGGTCAGACTGTACTAATTCACGGCGCTGCTGGCGGACTCGGCTCAGCCGGCGTCCAGTTGGCGCTGGCCATGGGCGCAGAAGTCGTCGCTGTGGTCTCCAGTGATGACAAAGCCGAAATGGTCAAAGGCCTCGGCGCCCAGCATGTTGTTAAAGCAGACGGTTTCAAAGATGCCGTCAAAGAAATTTATCCCGATGGAGTGGACCTGGTCTTCGACCCGGTAGGTGGCGATCGGTTCACCGATTCGATCCGCTCACTCAAGCCTTTCGGGCAGCTCCACGTCCTCGGATTTACCGCAGGAGAAATCCCCACCGTAAAAGTGAACCGACTCCTGCTGAAGAACGTCTCCGTCGTGGGTGTCGCCTGGGGTGCCGCGCTGCAGGGTAAACCAGAATTTATTAGCGAGCAGTGGGATGCGATCTACGAGCATGTTTCGGCAGGTCGCCTCGACCCGAATATCCATGCGATTTATCCGCTAGACCGCGCCAGTGAAGCGCTCGCCGTCCTGGATGAGCGCGCCGTGCTGGGCAAAGTATTGCTCGAGGTCAAGCCAGAGGCAGACCAGCCGGATTCCATCCGGGAAAACGCCCTGGTGTCGTCTAAATAA
- a CDS encoding SDR family NAD(P)-dependent oxidoreductase produces the protein MPTFDAQSTTDDILGDADLRGTRVLITGTSAGLGVETARSLSVRGAQVTGVVRDVEKARANLEEAGAQGVELFEADLASLASVREFTDAFQATGEEIDVLIANAGIMACPQATTEDGFELQFGTNHLGHFVLVNRLVPQLAADGRVVILSSAAHRHSDVNLDDPNFEHTPYEEWKAYGRSKTANALFALELDRRLQDRSIRATSVHPGVIETELMRHLTPETSKRSGARKMQRKTVGQGAATTIWAGFAADADDVGGKYAEDCAVSPVTDDPRERPGVMRYATDPESAQELWSLSEEMVGETFKL, from the coding sequence ATGCCGACATTTGATGCCCAATCCACCACCGACGACATCCTCGGCGACGCCGATTTGCGAGGAACGCGGGTGCTTATCACCGGCACATCCGCAGGTCTTGGCGTCGAGACCGCTCGCAGCCTGAGCGTCCGGGGCGCGCAGGTCACCGGCGTGGTACGGGACGTAGAGAAAGCACGAGCGAACCTTGAGGAGGCCGGAGCGCAAGGGGTCGAACTATTCGAAGCGGATCTTGCATCGCTGGCCTCTGTTCGCGAGTTCACCGATGCTTTCCAGGCCACCGGTGAGGAAATTGATGTGCTCATCGCAAATGCGGGCATCATGGCGTGCCCGCAGGCCACCACCGAAGATGGTTTTGAGCTGCAATTCGGCACCAACCATCTAGGGCACTTCGTGTTAGTCAATCGCCTCGTACCGCAACTGGCAGCAGATGGGCGTGTGGTCATTCTGTCTTCCGCGGCCCATCGACACAGTGACGTCAACCTCGACGACCCGAATTTCGAGCACACCCCGTATGAGGAGTGGAAGGCTTACGGTCGGTCCAAGACCGCTAACGCCCTGTTCGCCCTGGAACTTGATCGCCGCTTACAAGACCGCAGTATTCGGGCGACTTCGGTGCATCCAGGGGTCATTGAGACTGAGTTGATGCGTCACCTGACACCGGAAACCAGTAAGCGGTCCGGAGCCCGGAAGATGCAGCGCAAAACCGTCGGTCAAGGAGCGGCCACAACGATATGGGCTGGGTTCGCAGCAGATGCAGACGATGTTGGCGGGAAATACGCTGAGGATTGCGCTGTCAGCCCGGTTACCGACGATCCGAGAGAACGTCCGGGTGTGATGCGTTATGCCACGGATCCGGAATCAGCCCAAGAGCTCTGGTCACTCTCCGAGGAGATGGTTGGCGAGACGTTCAAACTGTAA
- a CDS encoding acyl-CoA dehydrogenase family protein, whose product MDFTYTEEQEQLRSSLVSALRRNYTLAQRQDIVASKDGWSPAVWEQLTELGLTAIPFSEEVGGLDGSIVDLVAVAEIFGAHLVAEPWIPSTVLAGGVLAAFPDLPEARSLLEQIAAGEAIGALAHEEGRGTPDPALITMEAERTGEGYTLTGEKRMVLHGAAADIVLVTARLDGELALFIVDGTAPAATKFTTIDGRPAAHLRFEATSAKLIASEAEARVREALNRAIIVLAAETVGAMGALLEQTVEYAHTRQQFGSPIGAFQVIAHRMADMKLAYAKSRATLLHTTAVAEAGQPSAHDIAVLKTQVGRLGRSVGEAAIQIHGGVGMTDELPIGHLHKRILTIDALLGSAEYHARALGAPRAAKVDGSAGDERQPSTTEKELFHADI is encoded by the coding sequence GTGGATTTTACGTATACCGAGGAACAAGAACAGCTCCGCAGTAGTCTGGTCAGTGCACTGCGCCGGAACTATACGTTGGCGCAGCGCCAGGACATCGTCGCCTCAAAAGACGGCTGGTCCCCAGCAGTGTGGGAACAACTGACTGAACTTGGCTTGACTGCTATTCCGTTTTCCGAGGAGGTCGGAGGGCTCGACGGCTCGATCGTTGATCTCGTCGCCGTGGCCGAAATATTTGGCGCGCATCTGGTCGCAGAACCCTGGATACCTTCGACGGTCTTGGCCGGCGGGGTGTTGGCCGCGTTTCCTGACCTGCCCGAGGCGCGCTCGCTGCTAGAACAGATTGCAGCCGGTGAAGCAATCGGCGCGCTCGCTCATGAAGAAGGCCGTGGAACACCAGATCCCGCACTGATCACTATGGAAGCCGAACGAACCGGTGAGGGGTACACGCTCACCGGTGAGAAGCGGATGGTCTTGCATGGGGCAGCAGCTGACATCGTGCTCGTGACCGCCCGCCTCGATGGTGAGCTAGCGTTATTTATTGTCGATGGCACCGCACCTGCAGCGACGAAATTCACTACCATTGACGGTCGACCAGCTGCTCACCTTCGCTTTGAGGCCACATCAGCTAAGCTCATCGCTTCCGAGGCGGAAGCCCGGGTGCGCGAGGCGTTGAACCGAGCAATCATCGTGTTAGCCGCCGAGACGGTCGGAGCGATGGGCGCACTCCTGGAACAGACGGTGGAATATGCGCACACCCGACAGCAGTTTGGGTCGCCCATCGGGGCCTTCCAAGTGATTGCTCACCGCATGGCTGACATGAAACTGGCCTATGCAAAAAGTCGCGCCACGTTATTACACACCACGGCGGTAGCCGAAGCAGGACAGCCCAGCGCCCACGATATCGCCGTGCTGAAAACTCAAGTGGGACGCCTCGGGCGCAGCGTCGGTGAAGCCGCTATTCAAATTCACGGTGGGGTCGGGATGACCGATGAACTGCCGATCGGCCACCTGCACAAACGCATCCTTACCATCGACGCTCTGTTGGGCTCAGCCGAGTATCATGCCCGCGCTCTCGGTGCCCCACGCGCAGCAAAAGTCGACGGCTCAGCGGGTGATGAGAGACAACCAAGTACGACCGAGAAGGAACTATTTCATGCCGACATTTGA
- a CDS encoding phosphotransferase family protein: MSHSKQQNPSTDLSISASIAAEHAEESGIDLDTLETWLRAQLGPGELQDPKFLTGGTQNVLLGFTWNGERLIYRGTPVHKREHSDTIMLREARVLAALKGSPVPHPELMAACDDLSVLGNAFFIMRAVEGFNGVSELPEHVQTDTEWQHAMGISHARAVAALGNVDYKAVGLEGFGKPNGWLARQPARWVRQLESYREYETWAGIDHPGVETIPAWLEEHMPTAQNEGIIHGDCHAGNVMFKHETPEVAALVDWELSTLGDPLLDLGHLLASSYGNELPGAPSKSEVIEAYGEVSQWDVSDVDFYHVLACFRFGAILEGSQARASAGLAPEAVGERLHARTLFLFDQAMEIIES; this comes from the coding sequence TTGAGCCACAGCAAACAACAAAACCCAAGCACCGATCTGTCGATCAGCGCCTCGATCGCAGCAGAACACGCCGAAGAATCGGGCATTGATTTAGACACACTCGAAACCTGGTTGCGGGCACAACTCGGCCCAGGCGAATTGCAGGACCCGAAGTTCCTCACCGGCGGAACGCAGAATGTGTTGTTGGGATTCACGTGGAACGGGGAACGCCTGATATACCGTGGCACCCCGGTGCACAAACGGGAACACTCTGACACGATCATGTTGCGTGAAGCCCGCGTCTTGGCAGCACTGAAGGGCAGCCCGGTACCGCACCCGGAACTCATGGCGGCCTGTGATGACCTCAGTGTGCTCGGCAACGCGTTTTTCATCATGCGTGCAGTCGAAGGCTTCAATGGTGTCAGCGAACTTCCGGAACATGTGCAAACCGATACCGAGTGGCAGCATGCCATGGGCATCTCGCATGCACGGGCAGTGGCAGCCTTGGGCAACGTCGACTATAAAGCGGTTGGCCTGGAAGGCTTCGGCAAACCAAACGGATGGCTCGCACGCCAGCCCGCCCGGTGGGTACGGCAGCTCGAAAGCTATCGTGAATACGAGACCTGGGCAGGTATAGACCACCCCGGTGTCGAGACCATTCCCGCTTGGTTAGAAGAACACATGCCCACCGCGCAGAACGAAGGAATTATTCACGGAGATTGCCACGCCGGCAACGTGATGTTCAAACACGAAACCCCAGAGGTCGCAGCGCTTGTTGACTGGGAGCTGTCCACCCTCGGTGATCCGCTCTTGGATCTCGGTCATCTATTGGCATCCTCCTACGGGAATGAACTTCCTGGAGCCCCCAGCAAGTCTGAAGTTATTGAAGCGTACGGAGAAGTCAGCCAGTGGGACGTCAGTGACGTGGACTTTTACCACGTGCTGGCATGCTTCCGTTTTGGAGCGATCCTCGAGGGCTCGCAAGCACGAGCATCAGCCGGTCTCGCCCCGGAGGCCGTGGGCGAGCGTCTGCACGCCAGAACACTGTTCCTCTTCGACCAAGCAATGGAGATCATCGAATCATGA